The following coding sequences are from one Asterias amurensis chromosome 8, ASM3211899v1 window:
- the LOC139940281 gene encoding uncharacterized protein gives MGKKIQYFSVNAICNKLKEPKCRALPPFHAFTGSDTTSQFLGKGKKSAWEAWNSFPGVSEAFVSISQHPFEPLEIASPDFQLLERFTCVLYDKTSPVERVNELREELFSKAKHTMEKIPPTQAALLQHSNRALYQASIWTTSLKSEQRAPLPEGYGWTKVASDWKPVWSLIPEAASVCRELLKCGCQTHPQCSRNCKCRKAGLSCTALCKCGGSCQDL, from the exons atgggaaaaaaaatccagTACTTTAGTGTCAATGCAATCTGCAACAAGCTAAAGGAACCAAAATGTAGGGCTCTCCCACCGTTCCATGCTTTCACTGGGTCTGATACAACTTCCCAGTTTCTTGGAAAAGGAAAAAAGTCGGCATGGGAGGCATGGAATTCGTTTCCTGGCGTCAGTGAAGCATTCGTCTCTATTTCACAACATCCGTTTGAGCCTCTGGAGATTGCCAGTCCTGACTTCCAGCTGCTGGAAAGGTTCACCTGCGTTTTGTATGACAAAACAAGTCCAGTGGAGAGAGTAAATGAACTAAGAGAGGAACTGTTCTCAAAGGCAAAACACACGATGGAAAAAATCCCCCCAACACAG GCGGCACTTCTGCAGCATTCCAACCGGGCCCTGTATCAGGCGAGCATCTGGACAACAAGCTTGAAGTCTGAACAGAGGGCTCCACTGCCCGAGGGATATGGTTGGACAAAGGTTGCATCTGACTGGAAGCCTGTGTGGTCACTCATTCCAGAGGCAGCCAGTGTCTGCAGAGAGCTGTTGAAGTGCGGATGCCAAACACATCCGCAGTGCTCGAGAAACTGCAAATGCCGCAAAGCTGGCCTTTCTTGCACAGCGCTTTGCAAGTGCGGCGGAAGCTGCCAAGATCTTTGA